The Dromaius novaehollandiae isolate bDroNov1 chromosome 34, bDroNov1.hap1, whole genome shotgun sequence genome contains the following window.
CCCCTGCCACAGCCACAGCAGCTGGGGACTCACCCTCCGGGGGCCTGCACGTGCTCTCATGGCACATTCGCTCCAGGGGGGTGAAGGGCATGTGGAGGTCGCAGTGCGGGCAAGTCCAGAAGCTCCGCAGGCAGTCATTGTAGAGGTCTGTGTCGGTCTGTGGGAGAGGAGGGCAGGGCAGTGGGCCGCACAGCCTCAGGAGCTGCATAGCCCTGGGGACCGCCAGCCACAGATGCGGGGTGGGAGAGGGCTGCACTCACAGCCAGGCAGTTGTAGGTTAGGTAGTCCGTGACCTTGTGGCCGCCTTTCACCTCATCAGGCTTCATCTCGGTGCCCTGGAAGAGCCCCGGGAGCCGgggggcagcagccacagtcTGGGGCCCAATGTAGAGGGCCTGTTTCTCCAGCCCGGTCAGCTGGCGCAGGGTATACAGCACCTGCGGGAGAGCGTGGTGACTTGGAGGGATCAGGTCAGCTCCCTCAGTCTCCTTTCTCAGCCTTAAACTCAACAGCAATGCACTGAGATGGCAACGTCAAACCATCCCGGGCACGCTGTCCTCACGGCTCGCGTGCTCCTGGACCTAGCCGCCCCCGTCCCAGCTCTGTCACCTCTATCTGCAGGAACTCCAGCAGCCCCCGCGTCAGCACGGACACGTCCCGGGAGCtcagctggcaccctggctccCTGCCCCGGCCTTCCAGCTGCTGGTTTAGGAGCTTTTCCCAGGCGGCACgaagctgcagggctgcagagagcagccgcAGGGCAGCCTCCGTGTCAGGGATGGTGAGCTCTAGCCAGCCGTCTGCCACCAGCCGCGCACAGTCTGCGCTCGTGTCCAGGGAGcgggagaagagcaggagagcCTGGAGGAGCAAGCCACAGTCAGTCTGCGGAGGCAAAGGCGGAGGGAGAGCACAGGGAGAGAGCGGAGGCCAGTGAGGTGCCAAGCACCCACCTGTAGGGCTGGCACCCGTACGCAGTTCACCAGGTAAGGCTTGTTGGTCTCCAGCAGTGAGACAAAGGCAAGGAGCTGGTGGTGCCGGCTCAGCCCATCCTTGGCGTCTGCAAAGCAGTAAGAGACACCTTAGCTGGGCCCGGCACCGTTCCCCATCCCCAAAGACCTGGGTCTGCCTGGACAGCCCAAATCTCACAGCCTGAGGTGCTTTCATCCAGCAGTTGGCATAGAGAAAGCAGCACTGGCCCAGAAGCCAGGACGGAGCAGAGCCAGGGCTCGGGGCCTGGGGTTCGCTGCTTGCACACATGGCACACCTTACTCTGGGCCTGTCCAACAGCCACCCCCAGGGACGTGGTCTCCAGAGGGGACAGCAGCTTTTGTTCTCCCACCTTGAGTCCCCCCACGCTCCAAACCCTCCTTGGCCTGCAGCAGCTCCGGGCTTGTAGCGAAGACACAGGTTGGGTGAAGCACAACGCCCTGCTTGTTCTTGGTGTGGAAAATCTGCAGCAAGAGCAGAATCGGCATCAGAGGAGAGTGAGCAGCCCCTGCAGAGAGCACAGCCCACAAGACCCGATGATGTCTCCTACACTGTTTCCCCAGGGAGTGCAGAGCACGGTGGACGGGGACAGGGTGAGGACACCCACCTGATCAGAGTCCTTGCGGCTGCTGTTGAGCTGGTCgggcacagccagctgggggtaAAGTCCCCTGCACAGCACCAGTTTGAGCAGAGCAAGCTGCGAGGACGACAGGACGGAGCTAGATGCAGCCTGGAGCTCATCCACATTGTGGCGAAGCTTGAACTTGACATcctgcagagacagaaaagaTCGCACATGCTTGGAATCCAGCTGTCTGGGCACCAACTGCCTCCCATGGGAGCGTGAGGCCAGCGACGGAGCAGGCACCACGGGTCACCTGAATATCGATGCTGCACTCCCCAAGCTTACGGgcaccaccttcctcctcctcgctggaGGAGCCGGCCGCTCCGACATGTAGCCGCAGCACCTTGCGTTTCCGACCTTCTGCCTCTGCGTGGCTCCGCCACAGCCGGTGCAGCTCCCGGCGCTCCCGGTGCCGGCTTTGTCGGCTGTAGCTGTCGCTGGGCTGGCTAGACGCTACCTCCAGCAGCTGGTGGTCTCGGAGCAGCTCCTGAGGGGAGGAAGGCAGTGCCAGTGAGGGTAGAAGGTTGCTGAGCCCCTGCGGTCTAGAGGTGGGCAGGTTTGGGACACGCAGTGCTCCTTGCATGCTTGGAGCAAATTCAGCTCGCCTCCACCCCAGCCCTTCTGTGAAGCATCCTCCTATCCCTCCCCAGACCGGACACGAACCCCCAGGCCTGGTCCCGCCCCACCTGAAACTGGCGCCGCAGGTTGGCAGCCTCATAAAGCCGATGCTCCTCCAGGCCTCGCCGCCGGCACCATTTCCGGGAACGGCCGCTCCGCTCGGATTTCACCTGCTCAGGATAGCACAGCTCAAGCCCTGGCAGGGACAAGCTGTCCCTCCTGCCGCTCCCTGCCCCCCACTTCAACCCCCCACCCTCACTCTGGCAAACTCCTCCACGGACTCAAACACACCCACCCCAAAGCAGAGGGATTTTCCCCCCAACCTGTCTCTTGCCTCCCCCCAGGCAGGTGGAGTCTTACCTGGACCCACTCGTTGAAGGCATTCAGCAGCGTCAGGGGGTCGCCGTGGGGGCTCTCAAGGGGCCGCCGGGCTGTGGCACAGTCGGGGTTGGCGTGGGCAGGACGCAAGAACAGGGACTGCACGCTCAGAGTGGCTGCCACGGTCAGCGTGGGCTCGGTCAGGCCAAAGAGCGCTCCCAGGACCAGCATCTTGCCTGCGCAGCGAGGGCAGGGGAGGCGGTGAGGGCAGGGGACCACCCGCTCCGCACACCCCTCTGCCATGCCCTCTGTGGCACCGCCACATCTGCTCCGGAGACCCAGGATCACTCACCAACCACCACGTCCACTGGCAGCTGTGCCAGCAGGTTCCCAATGGGCGTCAGGTCTTCAGCCTCATCCAGGGCTCCCTGGTCCCTCAGATACCGCACGGCAGTCTCCAAGCTGGACAACGGAGGGGGCTCCAGGAAGGGGAAAGTCCGGGGGTCACCCAGCCCCATGCTCTTTAGCTGGGAGAGAACCGTATTTAGCCTGACACCCCTTGCTCTCACTGGTCTGTCCAGCACAAATGGAAACAGAGCCCAGCGGCTTGTGCCACACTGATCTGAGCCCTGATCTCGGGGCCAGAGGCTTTGCAAGGACTCAACCAGGGGCTAATGCAAAGCAGAGACATGAGTTCACctcatctcccttcccagggggGCACAGAGAGCACAGGGGTCTGGGCTGCAGCCGCAAGGGCCGCATCATGCCCTGACACTCGAGTTGTAGCCTCGTTTCACACTTGGCTGCTCAGGCTTATCTCAGAGACAAGGTCTCCTAGAGCCTCTCCGCAGATCCTCACTCACCAGGCATAAGAAACCCAGCCAGGACAGAGGCAACTGCCCTTACCTGGAGCACTAGGGCATCAAGCGCTACCCGTTGAATCTCTGGCACAGGGTAGGGGGAAAAGGCATCATAGTCAGACTCAGCATAGAGTCGGTAGCAGACACCAGGGCCTGTCCTGCCGGCACGCCCCTTCCGCTGCTCAGCACTAGCTCGGCTGATCCAGAACTCCTGCAGTCGCTGCAGCTTGCCCTGAGGGTCATAGCTCATCTCCTTCACCTTCCctggaggggcaggagggaggcagaaactcAGGGCAGGGCACAAGGAACCACGCGACTTCCCATCCAGCAGAGAGGGGCACCGGGGCCTCACCAGAATCCAGCACGAAGCGCACGCCATCGATCGTCACCGAGGTCTCTGCGATGTTGGTAGAGAGGATGCACTTCCGGACACCCGGAGGGGGCACATCGAACACCTACGGAAGTGGAAAGAGCAGTCCTATATTGGTACCTCAGCATGTCTGCCCCCACGAGCCCACGCTGGGCCCCAGGTCTGCAAGGGCCAGAGCAgagctgtctttcacagcagtggCTGCCTACAGAGGAGCATAAAGGAGGGGGTAAATACAGGCTGCCATTCGCTGCCTGTACCCGCTCCCAGCACCTGCAGTCAGGGTGCTGCCAGGACCGGGCCCAGGATTTTTGCCCTGTGATGCCAGACTAGCAGCATCCACTCAAACTCAGGGGCAGAGGCCTGTACCCACCTTGTCCTGCTCCATGACAGAGAGGGTACTGTGCAGGGGCAGCACAATCCAGCGCTGGGTGTGCGTGGCGTATGTCTGAGCCGCCTCCAGCACCGCTCCGATCTCAGCCACCCCGCTCAGGAACACCAGCAGGTCCCCACGCTCCTCCGGTGGGTACTTGTGGTCGATAGCTTGCAGCACCCGCAGGTACGGGCGGGGATCCAGGCGCTCTGATTTCCCGCTCGTTGCTGCCTCCTCCTTGGGGATGGGTTGGTAGATGACCTGCAGGAGCAGACACAGGGCACTGCGCTGAGCAGAGCTGAGAGGGAGCGCTGCCCTGAGGAGTTCAGGAACCTAGGGCTCTCTCCCGCCCCATGACTGGAGGTGCAacccagccagcacagcacagctcctctcctcccctcagCTCTCACCGTGATGGGGAAGATCCTTCCCGGCACTTGCAGCACAGGGGCGCCACCGAAGTACCCTGAGAAGAGGCGGATGTTGATGGTAGCAGACATGAGCACCAGCTTAAGGTCTGGCCGAGTGGGGAGCAGTCGCCTCAGGACCCCCAGGAGGAAGTCGCTATGCAGGTGCCGCTCGTGAACCTCGTCTGCGATCAGTACGTGGTACCCCGGCAGCGTCGGCTCCCGCTGTACTTGCCGCAACAGCAGCCCTTCTGTCAGGAACACAATCTTCGTGGCAGGCGAGCGGGTGCTCTCAAAGCGGATCTGGTAGCCCACctagagcaggaagaggagg
Protein-coding sequences here:
- the DHX34 gene encoding probable ATP-dependent RNA helicase DHX34 codes for the protein MPSEKESRPSRPGREPSPARWDWDCPTTRRRLEELYFREQDYIRAGSEDSHNFWAFFERLRRFQSRRSEHEREPATSRGPTEPPAASRLLDLPREYDARYRINLSVLSADMEGLVRGRRPDPGPPREQLSEFRMALLHYLDFTQKQSFAKLAKLHRERAALPIAQYRDRLLRAVAQNQVVVVAGDTGCGKSTQVPQFLLAAGYSHVACTQPRRIACISLAKRVGFESLHQYGDQVGYQIRFESTRSPATKIVFLTEGLLLRQVQREPTLPGYHVLIADEVHERHLHSDFLLGVLRRLLPTRPDLKLVLMSATINIRLFSGYFGGAPVLQVPGRIFPITVIYQPIPKEEAATSGKSERLDPRPYLRVLQAIDHKYPPEERGDLLVFLSGVAEIGAVLEAAQTYATHTQRWIVLPLHSTLSVMEQDKVFDVPPPGVRKCILSTNIAETSVTIDGVRFVLDSGKVKEMSYDPQGKLQRLQEFWISRASAEQRKGRAGRTGPGVCYRLYAESDYDAFSPYPVPEIQRVALDALVLQLKSMGLGDPRTFPFLEPPPLSSLETAVRYLRDQGALDEAEDLTPIGNLLAQLPVDVVVGKMLVLGALFGLTEPTLTVAATLSVQSLFLRPAHANPDCATARRPLESPHGDPLTLLNAFNEWVQVKSERSGRSRKWCRRRGLEEHRLYEAANLRRQFQELLRDHQLLEVASSQPSDSYSRQSRHRERRELHRLWRSHAEAEGRKRKVLRLHVGAAGSSSEEEEGGARKLGECSIDIQDVKFKLRHNVDELQAASSSVLSSSQLALLKLVLCRGLYPQLAVPDQLNSSRKDSDQIFHTKNKQGVVLHPTCVFATSPELLQAKEGLERGGTQDAKDGLSRHHQLLAFVSLLETNKPYLVNCVRVPALQALLLFSRSLDTSADCARLVADGWLELTIPDTEAALRLLSAALQLRAAWEKLLNQQLEGRGREPGCQLSSRDVSVLTRGLLEFLQIEVLYTLRQLTGLEKQALYIGPQTVAAAPRLPGLFQGTEMKPDEVKGGHKVTDYLTYNCLATDTDLYNDCLRSFWTCPHCDLHMPFTPLERMCHESTCRPPEAPLEEAAESSSKTTALHRLYHCNVCQQDFVFTPTEILRHKKQHQ